In Thalassophryne amazonica chromosome 14, fThaAma1.1, whole genome shotgun sequence, one DNA window encodes the following:
- the sp3a gene encoding LOW QUALITY PROTEIN: transcription factor Sp3a (The sequence of the model RefSeq protein was modified relative to this genomic sequence to represent the inferred CDS: inserted 1 base in 1 codon; deleted 5 bases in 4 codons): LLQTTDPVPTPLTGTDKWEVLTATAAEKDQPGLMQIQSQGILTSNGQYVLPLQNLQSQPIFVTSGTDSSSANSVPNIQYQVIPQIQTADGQLSFSSAVEGATLSQDATGQIQILPDGGQTLSVTSAANILNNNNFISQTGNIQQIQGVPIGSSTFSSQGQVVTNVPVGLPGNITFVPINSVDLDSLSLSGAQTIATGVTADGQLIMASQPEDGTDSLAKMDDHLSQTLSVSGSNANPEIFVPTSSSQLHDPANESGLLTQNTSLSSVAPEQADSSSGAQEGFIQQNQEQSLQASSAQPVIHLQQVPVHTSNGQVVQSVAADGQSLQNVQLINPGTFIIQAQTVTPSGQIQWQTFQVQGVQNLQNLQLPTTPPQQITLAPVQTLSLGSSPVSIGTGHIPNLQTVTVNSVTQQEGNTDSSGDIRIKEEPDSGDWQLGSDSTLNASDLSHLRVRLVEEEDQFGQEGKRLRRVACTCPXCKESGGRGSSMGKKKQHICHIAGCGKVYGKTSHLRAHLRWHSGERPFVCSWMFCGKRFTRSDELQRHRRTHTGEKKFVCPECSKRFMRSDHLAKHIKTHQNKKGVNSGSAVVASMESAGSSDSIITTAGGTTLILTNIQQGSSTAQDILANAEIPLQLVTTIAASEVME, from the exons CTTTTGCAGACAACAGATCCCGTGCCTACACCGCTGACTGGGACTGATAAGTGGGAGGTGTTGACTGCAACAGCAGCAGAAAAGGATCAGCCTGGATTGATGCAGATCCAGAGTCAAGGAATTCTAACATCAAATGGACAATATGTTCTTCCTCTCCAGAACTTACAGAGTCAGCCCATCTTTGTGACATCTGGAACAGACTCTTCCTCTGCCAATTCAGTGCCTAACATTCAGTACCAAGTAATTCCTCAGATTCAGACAGCAGATGGACAGCTAAGCTTC TCGTCTGCTGTGGAAGGTGCCACTCTGAGTCAAGATGCCACAGGACAAATTCAGATCTTGCCGGATGGTGGCCAGACTCTTAGTGTGACATCAGCTGCAAACATCCTTAATAACAACAACTTCATCTCACAGACTGGTAACATCCAGCAGATCCAGGGGGTTCCTATTGGTAGCTCCACCTTCAGTAGCCAGGGTCAGGTTGTCACTAATGTGCCTGTGGGTTTGCCCGGGAACATTACATTCGTTCCTATTAACAGTGTGGACTTGGACTCCCTTAGCTTGTCTGGAGCTCAGACTATAGCAACAGGAGTCACTGCTGATGGCCAGCTAATTATGGCTAGTCAGCCTGAGGATGGCACAGATAGCCTGGCGAAGATGGATGATCACCTCTCACAGACATTATCAGTAAGTGGCTCAAATGCAAATCCGGAGATATTTGTGCCAACTTCTTCCTCTCAGCTGCATGATCCAGCAAATGAATCAGGTCTGCTGACACAGAACACTTCGCTTTCATCAGTGGCTCCGGAGCAAGCTGACTCAAGTTCTGGTGCACAGGAAGGCTTTATCCAACAGAATCAAGAGCAGAGCCTGCAGGCATCCTCAGCTCAGCCCGTCATCCATCTGCAGCAAGTGCCTGTTCACACCAGCAATGGTCAGGTGGTCCAGTCAGTGGCTGCAGATGGACAGAGTCTGCAAAATGTGCAGCTGATCAACCCAGGAACCTTCATCATCCAAGCACAGACCGTCACTCCTTCGGGTCAAATACAGTGGCAGACTTTCCAAGTGCAGGGTGTGCAGAACCTGCAGAACCTCCAGCTGCCCACTACACCACCACAGCAGATAACTCTGGCTCCCGTCCAAACCCTGTCTCTGGGTTCTAGTCCAGTCAGCATCGGCACAGGACATATTCCCAACCTGCAGACAGTGACCGTCAACTCTGTGACTCAACAGGAAGGAAACACAGACTCTTCTGGAg ACATTCGCATCAAAGAAGAGCCTGACTCTGGGGACTGGCAGCTG GGCAGTGACTCCACCCTAAACGCCAGCGATCTCTCTCACCTAAGAGTGAGGCTGGTGGAGGAGGAGGATCAGTTTGGCCAGGAGGGCAAGAGGCTGCGCAGGGTGGCGTGCACTTGCC ACTGTAAAGAGTCTGGAGGAAG GGGTTCCAGCATGGGCAAGAAGAAGCAGCACATCTGCCACATTGCAGGCTGTGGGAAAGTGTACGGAAAGACATCCCACCTGCGAGCACATCTGCGCTGGCATTCAGGAGAGCGACCTTTTGTTTGCAGCTGGATGTTTTGCGGGAAGAGGTTCACACGCAGCGATGAGCTACAGAGACACAGGAGAACACACACAGGTG aaaaaaagtttgtctGTCCAGAATGCTCC AAGCGCTTCATGCGGAGCGACCACCTGGCGAAGCACATTAAAACTCATCAGAACAAAAAAGGCGTGAACTCTGGTAGCGCGGTGGTGGCTTCGATGGAGTCGGCGGGGTCCTCAGACAGCATCATCACCACAGCAGGCGGGACT ACGCTCATCCTCACCAACATCCAGCAGGGTTCCAGCACTGCCCAGGACATCCTGGCCAACGCCGAGATCCCCCTCCAGCTCGTCACCACGATAGCAGCCAGCGAAGTCATGGAGTGA